One Bosea sp. 685 DNA segment encodes these proteins:
- a CDS encoding autotransporter domain-containing protein, producing MDSTGQGRGAYRRRFVMLALLAGTSLGSALLCAGSARAQDATWQLNPGSGEFIAGANWTPATVPTGTAFFDATSQSLITVNATRTLGGFTFNASAPAYTITINFPGGIIFAGAGIVNNSGQAQTLVNQYLVAFTGNSAAGNATITNDGFLQFNDSSTAGDATITNNGTIVFFNSSTAGNATIVTNLGATTDFSGSTGPLGDNRLSAGSIAGVGDYVLGANELTVGGNGASTTVDGVISGGSLVKTGAGTLTLTNSANSYSGGTTISQGRISISDNAQLGDVGGGLTFDGGGLVITANVTSARTVTLKAGGGTIDTNGFALELDSLSIISGTGGLTKTGLGDLVLSGNNTYSGATSVMQGRLIANSDTALSASSDYSVATGATIEVMDTLQVAIGSLSGAGKVVIGDGAILSVGSNAVATVFSGNITGKGSLFMDGPGALTLTGTSSIEGLLVLGGLGCGCSNPTLDISGGSLSVGNPAGGGGGIVVLGGTLRVSNGGTLNMVDPAGYLLVQSAMEVTGAGSTVTVEGLTALGNFTLVTLTISGGAVMNSKGGAGLDGLAIAPVVTVTGPGSTWNVDIGLFVGNFFGSGGSGSLVISAGGVVNATGFVEISSDPDPSLGFPTASVLVTGAGSVLNATNGLLIGSSGCGCGGDYAGVLTVADGGLVKAAAGIEIGPLGVLNLGNGGLAGTIDTPFIQNDGAIIANFTDSTTLAANISGVGTLTKQGSGKLILTGTNSYTGPTSVLGGLLVVNGSLTGSAITVSGGALGGSGTVGSIVIASGGTVAPGNSIGTLNVAGNVAFAAGSTYQVELNAAGASDLVAATGTATLSGGQVQLLAAQGSYGLSTRYVILTAQGGVSGQFAGVTSNFAFLTPTLSYEARAVALTLERNALTFPDAAVTRNQASAGRAAEALGTGNRVYDALVSSSLAEARAGFDALSGEAHAQAVSVAIETSHLVRDTIMNRLRAPFLSSPSGTVTGAFSADAPGRPRMAALPAPALETRRFQLWGEAIGAQGSSNGDGNAASLDRRGGGMLFGAELESGGGETPWRVGVAGGFTRTRFDIDQRRSDGTQDAVHAALYGGARFGAVNLRAGAAYAWNQTNLTRLVGLNGFSDVLRFDGQGATAQAFAEVGYALPLGSVAFEPFVQVAAVSVRSDSGTEQGGAAALRLNGRDQNLGFSIVGLRAETQLGATPLFARAMLGWRHAFGETTPTAVLAFAGAASPFQVYAAPVARDAMVAEVGLSWRVAGNVALGLGYNAALGNGARDHALRGRIDVTF from the coding sequence GTGGATTCGACAGGCCAAGGGCGCGGCGCGTATCGCCGCCGCTTCGTCATGCTGGCTTTGCTGGCGGGCACGTCGCTGGGTTCGGCGTTGCTCTGCGCAGGCTCAGCTCGCGCGCAGGACGCGACCTGGCAGCTCAATCCCGGCTCGGGCGAATTCATCGCCGGCGCGAACTGGACGCCGGCGACGGTTCCGACCGGCACGGCGTTCTTCGATGCCACCAGCCAGTCCTTGATCACAGTCAACGCAACCAGGACGCTCGGGGGCTTCACCTTCAACGCAAGCGCGCCGGCCTACACGATCACGATCAACTTTCCCGGCGGCATCATCTTCGCTGGAGCAGGCATCGTCAACAATTCCGGCCAGGCGCAGACCCTGGTCAATCAGTATTTGGTGGCTTTCACCGGCAACAGCGCGGCCGGTAACGCCACGATCACCAACGACGGCTTCCTTCAGTTCAACGACAGCAGCACGGCCGGCGACGCCACGATCACCAACAACGGCACCATCGTGTTCTTCAACAGCAGCACGGCCGGAAATGCGACGATCGTGACGAATCTCGGCGCGACGACCGATTTCTCGGGCAGCACCGGCCCGCTCGGCGACAACCGCCTGAGCGCCGGCTCGATCGCCGGAGTGGGCGATTACGTCCTCGGCGCCAATGAACTCACCGTCGGCGGCAACGGCGCGTCCACGACGGTCGACGGCGTCATCAGCGGCGGCTCGCTGGTCAAGACCGGGGCGGGCACGCTGACGCTGACCAACTCGGCCAATTCCTATTCCGGCGGCACGACGATCAGCCAGGGCCGGATTTCGATCAGCGATAACGCCCAGCTTGGCGACGTCGGCGGCGGGCTGACCTTCGATGGCGGCGGCCTCGTCATCACCGCCAATGTGACCTCGGCGCGCACGGTCACGCTCAAGGCCGGCGGCGGTACGATCGATACCAATGGTTTTGCCCTGGAGCTAGACAGCCTCAGTATCATCTCCGGCACGGGCGGGCTGACCAAGACCGGCCTCGGCGATCTCGTCCTCTCCGGCAACAACACCTATTCCGGTGCGACCAGCGTTATGCAGGGCCGGCTTATCGCCAATTCCGACACGGCGCTCTCGGCAAGCTCCGATTACAGTGTTGCCACCGGCGCGACGATTGAGGTCATGGATACGCTCCAGGTCGCGATCGGCTCGCTGTCGGGCGCGGGCAAGGTCGTTATCGGCGACGGTGCCATCCTGTCGGTCGGCTCCAACGCGGTCGCCACCGTGTTCTCCGGCAATATCACCGGCAAGGGCTCGCTCTTCATGGACGGGCCGGGGGCACTCACTCTGACTGGGACGAGCAGCATCGAAGGGCTCCTCGTTCTGGGCGGTCTGGGTTGCGGTTGCTCGAATCCGACACTCGACATCAGCGGCGGCTCGCTCAGTGTCGGCAATCCGGCCGGCGGCGGCGGCGGCATTGTGGTGTTGGGCGGGACATTGCGCGTCAGCAATGGCGGCACCTTGAACATGGTGGATCCGGCCGGCTACCTGCTCGTCCAATCGGCGATGGAGGTCACAGGCGCGGGCTCGACCGTGACCGTCGAAGGCCTCACGGCCCTCGGCAACTTCACGCTCGTGACGCTGACGATCAGCGGCGGCGCGGTGATGAACAGCAAGGGCGGCGCGGGTCTCGATGGGCTAGCGATCGCGCCGGTCGTGACGGTGACCGGTCCCGGATCGACCTGGAACGTCGATATCGGCTTGTTCGTCGGCAATTTTTTTGGCTCCGGCGGCTCCGGTAGTCTCGTCATTTCCGCGGGCGGTGTGGTGAACGCGACCGGCTTCGTCGAGATCAGTTCGGATCCCGATCCCAGCCTGGGCTTTCCCACCGCAAGCGTCCTGGTGACAGGGGCGGGCTCGGTCCTGAATGCGACTAACGGCCTGCTCATCGGCTCTTCCGGTTGCGGCTGCGGTGGCGACTATGCCGGCGTGCTCACGGTTGCGGATGGTGGGCTCGTCAAGGCCGCGGCCGGTATTGAGATCGGCCCCTTGGGCGTGCTCAATCTCGGCAATGGCGGCCTGGCGGGCACCATCGACACGCCTTTCATTCAGAATGACGGCGCCATCATCGCGAATTTCACCGACAGCACCACCCTCGCCGCCAACATCTCCGGCGTGGGGACGCTGACCAAGCAGGGCTCCGGCAAGCTGATCCTGACCGGGACCAACAGCTATACCGGCCCGACCTCGGTGCTTGGCGGGCTTCTCGTCGTCAATGGTTCGCTGACAGGCTCCGCCATCACCGTGTCGGGCGGCGCGCTCGGCGGCTCCGGCACGGTCGGCAGCATCGTCATTGCCTCAGGCGGCACGGTCGCGCCGGGCAACTCCATCGGCACGCTGAACGTTGCCGGCAATGTCGCCTTTGCGGCCGGCTCGACCTATCAGGTCGAACTCAATGCAGCCGGCGCCTCCGATCTCGTTGCGGCGACGGGAACTGCGACCTTGTCGGGCGGCCAGGTTCAGCTTCTGGCTGCGCAGGGCAGTTATGGTCTCTCGACCCGCTATGTCATCCTGACCGCACAGGGCGGCGTCAGCGGGCAGTTTGCCGGCGTGACCTCGAATTTCGCCTTCCTGACGCCGACGCTGAGTTACGAGGCAAGGGCGGTGGCGCTGACGCTGGAGCGCAATGCGCTCACCTTTCCCGACGCGGCTGTCACGCGCAACCAAGCGAGCGCCGGCCGCGCTGCCGAGGCGCTGGGGACGGGTAATCGCGTCTATGACGCGTTGGTGTCCTCGTCGCTGGCGGAGGCCCGCGCCGGTTTCGACGCGCTGTCGGGCGAGGCGCATGCGCAGGCCGTTTCGGTCGCGATCGAGACCAGCCATCTGGTGCGCGACACCATCATGAACCGCCTGCGCGCGCCGTTCTTGTCGTCTCCGTCCGGCACGGTGACCGGCGCCTTCTCGGCCGATGCGCCGGGCCGGCCGCGCATGGCGGCATTGCCCGCGCCCGCTCTCGAAACCCGACGCTTCCAGCTCTGGGGCGAGGCGATCGGCGCTCAAGGGAGCAGCAATGGCGACGGCAATGCGGCCTCGCTCGACCGGCGCGGCGGCGGCATGCTGTTCGGCGCGGAGCTCGAGTCCGGCGGCGGCGAGACGCCCTGGCGCGTCGGCGTCGCCGGTGGCTTCACCCGCACCCGTTTCGACATCGACCAGCGCCGCTCGGACGGCACGCAGGACGCCGTCCATGCCGCGCTCTATGGCGGGGCGCGTTTTGGCGCGGTCAATCTGCGTGCTGGCGCTGCCTATGCCTGGAACCAGACCAATCTGACCCGCCTCGTCGGGCTGAACGGCTTTTCCGACGTGCTGCGTTTCGACGGCCAGGGGGCGACGGCCCAGGCTTTCGCCGAGGTCGGCTATGCCTTGCCGCTCGGCTCCGTCGCCTTCGAGCCCTTCGTCCAGGTCGCCGCCGTGAGCGTGCGTTCGGATTCAGGCACGGAGCAGGGCGGGGCGGCCGCATTGCGCTTGAATGGCCGCGACCAGAACCTCGGCTTCTCCATAGTGGGCCTGCGCGCGGAAACGCAGCTTGGCGCGACGCCGCTCTTCGCCCGCGCCATGCTGGGCTGGCGTCACGCCTTCGGGGAGACGACGCCCACCGCCGTGCTGGCCTTCGCAGGAGCTGCGAGCCCCTTCCAGGTCTACGCCGCGCCGGTGGCGCGCGATGCAATGGTTGCGGAGGTCGGATTGTCCTGGCGTGTCGCCGGCAATGTCGCGCTCGGTCTTGGCTACAATGCCGCCTTGGGCAATGGCGCGCGCGACCATGCGCTGCGAGGCCGGATCGACGTGACGTTCTGA
- a CDS encoding D-2-hydroxyacid dehydrogenase yields the protein MPLLPPDNELTIGFSHAAYQLQAEFATRGHAARSFSANSLDELKARSGEADVLVVSGLWRNELIAASPKLRFIQSVSAGTDQFDKPALAAAGIRLASAQGVNERAVAEHAMALVLALTRQIHLARDNQTAKHWRPMIGDRARREDELGGKTMVIVGLGRIGLRLAALASAFGIRVIGVRRQPEPQPHIEAIVRPDQLHEVMAQADIVALTCPLTAETEGLIGVQALAAMKPTAVLINVARGKVVDEAALLAALSEGRLAGAGLDCFHDEPLPPSSPFWSLPQVVITPHSAGETRAYEGNVVDTLLDNLGRLARGETTLRNQVV from the coding sequence ATGCCCCTGCTGCCGCCTGACAATGAGCTGACGATCGGTTTTTCCCACGCCGCCTATCAATTGCAGGCCGAGTTTGCGACGCGCGGCCACGCCGCCCGGAGTTTTTCGGCGAACTCGCTCGACGAGCTCAAAGCGCGCTCGGGCGAGGCCGATGTCCTCGTCGTCTCCGGCCTCTGGCGCAACGAATTGATCGCCGCGTCGCCCAAGCTGCGCTTTATCCAGTCGGTCAGCGCCGGCACCGACCAATTCGACAAACCGGCCCTGGCTGCCGCCGGCATCCGCCTCGCCAGCGCGCAAGGGGTGAATGAGCGCGCCGTCGCCGAGCACGCCATGGCGCTGGTCCTGGCCCTGACCCGCCAGATCCATCTCGCCCGCGACAACCAGACGGCCAAGCATTGGCGTCCGATGATCGGCGACCGCGCCAGGCGCGAGGACGAGCTTGGCGGCAAAACCATGGTCATCGTCGGGCTCGGCCGCATCGGCCTGCGCCTGGCCGCGCTCGCCTCGGCTTTCGGCATCCGCGTCATCGGCGTGCGCCGCCAGCCGGAGCCGCAGCCGCATATCGAGGCGATCGTCCGGCCCGACCAGTTGCACGAGGTCATGGCGCAGGCCGACATCGTCGCGCTGACCTGCCCGCTGACGGCGGAGACCGAAGGGCTGATCGGCGTCCAGGCGCTCGCGGCGATGAAGCCCACGGCCGTCCTCATCAATGTCGCACGCGGCAAGGTGGTGGATGAGGCCGCGCTGCTCGCCGCGCTGAGCGAGGGCCGGCTGGCCGGCGCCGGGCTCGACTGCTTCCATGACGAGCCGCTGCCGCCATCCTCGCCTTTCTGGAGCCTGCCGCAGGTCGTCATCACGCCTCACAGCGCCGGCGAGACGCGGGCCTATGAGGGCAATGTCGTCGACACCCTGCTCGACAATCTCGGCCGGTTGGCGCGGGGCGAGACGACGTTGCGCAACCAGGTCGTCTGA
- the cobD gene encoding threonine-phosphate decarboxylase CobD, with amino-acid sequence MIEGEIWHGGDLATAQALFPDAPAPWVDLSTGINPLPYPLPSLPAALWQRLPGATEEAALLAAARAAYRVPESAGIVAAPGTQILIDLLPRLVAAGPVAVLGPTYAEHAQAWAKAGAEVRPVTDPDQAGEARSIVLVNPNNPDGRVVSRQGLAAMAARCAARGGLLVVDEAFADFTPEVSILPELPPATLVLRSFGKTYGLAGLRLGFAICDPALTSALRAAMGPWAVAGPALHIGATALADSLWLAQAGAARAADAARLDALLAPHGRIVGGTALFRLLETGGAPALFAHLGRHGLYLRRFQNNVRWLRFGLPGQASEWTRLEAALAGFATSGPGPA; translated from the coding sequence GTGATTGAGGGCGAAATCTGGCATGGCGGCGATCTGGCGACGGCGCAAGCGCTGTTTCCCGATGCCCCGGCCCCTTGGGTCGATCTCTCGACCGGGATCAATCCCCTGCCTTATCCGCTTCCGTCGCTGCCGGCTGCGCTCTGGCAGCGCCTGCCCGGGGCTACCGAGGAGGCGGCGCTGCTGGCCGCGGCGCGTGCGGCCTATCGCGTGCCCGAAAGCGCCGGCATCGTCGCGGCACCCGGCACGCAGATCCTGATCGATTTGCTGCCGCGTCTCGTGGCGGCCGGTCCGGTCGCGGTGTTGGGGCCGACCTATGCCGAGCATGCCCAGGCCTGGGCCAAGGCTGGAGCGGAGGTGCGCCCCGTCACCGATCCGGATCAAGCGGGCGAGGCGCGTAGCATCGTGCTGGTCAACCCGAACAATCCTGATGGCCGGGTCGTGTCGCGGCAAGGGCTCGCGGCCATGGCGGCCCGATGCGCCGCGCGCGGCGGCCTGCTCGTCGTCGACGAGGCTTTTGCCGATTTCACGCCGGAGGTCAGCATTCTGCCCGAGCTGCCGCCGGCGACATTGGTGCTCCGCTCCTTCGGCAAGACGTATGGGCTGGCGGGCCTGCGCCTGGGCTTCGCGATCTGCGATCCGGCGCTGACCAGCGCCCTACGCGCGGCGATGGGGCCCTGGGCGGTGGCCGGGCCGGCGCTGCATATCGGAGCGACGGCGCTGGCCGATTCCCTCTGGCTCGCGCAAGCCGGAGCCGCTCGCGCTGCCGATGCCGCCCGGCTCGACGCGCTGCTCGCGCCGCATGGCAGGATCGTCGGCGGCACGGCGCTGTTCAGGCTGCTCGAAACCGGTGGCGCGCCGGCGCTGTTTGCTCATCTTGGCCGGCATGGCCTTTATCTGCGCCGTTTCCAGAACAATGTGCGCTGGCTGCGATTCGGCCTGCCCGGGCAGGCCTCGGAATGGACCAGGCTCGAGGCGGCGCTTGCGGGCTTTGCGACCTCCGGCCCCGGTCCAGCGTGA
- the cbiB gene encoding adenosylcobinamide-phosphate synthase CbiB: MSPPDTLLLLLAALVIEAALGYPQGLYARIGHPVTWLGALIAALDDSLNRETASYAARKAAGLAALVILLCTTIAFASTAARLCLALGPLGLLPLAILASTLLAQRSLYQHVADVAEGLEQGGLSEGRKAVAMIVGRNPESLDEAGVSRAAIESLAENFSDGVVAPAFWLGLAGLPGCALYKAINTADSMIGHKTPRHLAFGWAAARLDDLVNLPASRLTALLLVAAAALDREAAATGAWKAVRRDAYRHRSPNAGWPEAAMAGALGLRLAGPRIYGETRVEDGWMGNGRAEATAADIRRALRLYRGACLMLWALAAAGVALAVAV, translated from the coding sequence ATGAGCCCGCCCGACACCTTGCTTCTGCTGCTCGCCGCGCTCGTGATCGAGGCCGCGCTCGGCTATCCCCAGGGCTTGTATGCGCGGATCGGCCATCCCGTCACCTGGCTTGGCGCGCTGATCGCGGCGCTCGACGACAGCCTGAACCGCGAGACCGCCTCTTATGCGGCACGCAAGGCTGCCGGGCTCGCCGCGCTCGTCATCCTGCTCTGCACGACCATCGCCTTCGCCTCGACCGCGGCCCGACTTTGCCTCGCGCTCGGGCCGCTCGGCCTGCTGCCGCTGGCGATTCTGGCCTCGACCCTGCTGGCACAGCGCAGCCTCTACCAACATGTCGCTGATGTCGCCGAAGGGTTGGAGCAAGGCGGGCTCTCCGAGGGGCGCAAGGCGGTTGCGATGATCGTGGGCCGCAATCCTGAAAGCCTCGACGAGGCCGGCGTCTCGCGCGCCGCGATCGAGAGCCTCGCCGAGAATTTCTCCGACGGCGTCGTCGCCCCCGCCTTCTGGCTCGGCCTCGCCGGGCTGCCGGGCTGCGCACTCTACAAGGCGATCAACACCGCCGATTCGATGATCGGCCACAAGACGCCGCGCCATCTCGCCTTCGGCTGGGCGGCGGCGAGACTTGACGACCTCGTCAACCTCCCAGCCTCGCGGCTCACCGCGCTGTTGCTGGTCGCAGCCGCGGCCCTCGACCGGGAGGCCGCTGCGACTGGGGCCTGGAAGGCCGTGCGGCGCGACGCCTATCGCCACCGCTCGCCCAATGCCGGCTGGCCGGAAGCGGCGATGGCCGGGGCGCTCGGCCTGCGCCTTGCCGGACCGCGCATTTATGGCGAGACTCGCGTCGAGGATGGCTGGATGGGGAACGGCCGCGCCGAGGCGACAGCCGCCGATATCAGGCGGGCGCTCAGGCTCTATCGCGGGGCCTGCCTGATGCTGTGGGCGCTGGCGGCGGCGGGCGTGGCGTTGGCCGTTGCGGTCTGA
- a CDS encoding CopG family transcriptional regulator — protein MGTHVTIDEDVVRAAEKLALEQNRTVGEVISELARRSLPAGTEITYRNGIPQLPRRPGVVVTMELVNALRDEEP, from the coding sequence ATGGGTACGCATGTCACGATCGATGAGGATGTCGTGCGAGCAGCCGAGAAGCTGGCGCTGGAGCAGAACCGTACGGTCGGCGAGGTGATTTCCGAGCTCGCGCGACGGTCATTGCCGGCCGGGACGGAGATCACCTATCGCAATGGCATTCCGCAGTTGCCTCGCCGCCCCGGAGTGGTCGTCACCATGGAACTGGTCAACGCGCTTCGCGATGAGGAACCGTGA
- a CDS encoding TA system VapC family ribonuclease toxin has product MTYLLDVNVLIALIDPAHDHYSAAHDWFSSTGRHSWATCPIVENGVIRILGNPRYPFPLAQSSPAGVARILGELRAAPGHVFWADEISLLNPAVVDLGQLLHSLQVTDTYLLALAVSKGGKLATFDARLTTNSVHGGAAAHHLIPTV; this is encoded by the coding sequence GTGACCTATCTGCTCGACGTCAATGTTCTGATCGCACTGATTGATCCAGCACACGACCACTATTCCGCAGCCCATGACTGGTTCTCATCGACGGGCCGCCACTCCTGGGCAACCTGCCCGATCGTAGAGAACGGCGTTATCCGTATTCTCGGCAATCCGCGCTATCCATTTCCACTCGCCCAATCATCGCCCGCTGGTGTCGCGAGAATCCTCGGCGAATTGCGGGCGGCTCCCGGCCATGTCTTCTGGGCGGACGAAATCAGCCTGCTCAACCCTGCCGTAGTCGATCTCGGTCAACTGCTTCATTCGCTGCAGGTCACGGACACCTATCTGCTGGCGCTCGCAGTCTCGAAGGGTGGAAAGCTCGCCACCTTCGACGCTCGGTTGACCACGAATTCCGTCCACGGCGGCGCTGCTGCGCACCACCTCATCCCGACAGTCTGA
- the cobO gene encoding cob(I)yrinic acid a,c-diamide adenosyltransferase, which translates to MTIDADEAARHKAKMEKRKAVQDAEVAGKTIEKGLLIVNTGPGKGKSTAAFGLILRALGHGWRVGVVQFIKGAWATGERKALDAFGDQITWHSMGEGFTWETQDKARDIAAAGRAFEKAKELMADETIRLIVLDELNIALRYDYLPLDEVVATLAARRDDLHIVVTGRNAKPELIAAADLVTEMTLVKHHFAAGVKAQAGIEF; encoded by the coding sequence ATGACGATCGACGCTGATGAGGCCGCCCGCCACAAGGCCAAGATGGAGAAGCGCAAGGCGGTGCAGGACGCCGAGGTTGCGGGCAAGACGATCGAGAAGGGCCTGCTGATCGTCAACACCGGGCCGGGCAAGGGCAAATCGACGGCTGCTTTCGGGCTGATCCTGCGCGCGCTCGGCCATGGCTGGCGCGTCGGGGTGGTGCAGTTCATCAAGGGCGCCTGGGCGACAGGCGAGCGCAAGGCGCTCGATGCCTTCGGCGATCAGATCACCTGGCACAGCATGGGCGAAGGCTTCACCTGGGAGACGCAGGACAAGGCCCGCGACATCGCAGCCGCCGGGCGCGCCTTCGAGAAGGCGAAGGAATTGATGGCCGACGAGACGATCCGCCTGATCGTGTTGGACGAGCTCAATATCGCGCTGCGCTACGATTACCTGCCATTGGACGAGGTGGTTGCGACGCTCGCCGCCCGTCGGGACGACCTCCACATCGTCGTCACCGGCCGCAACGCTAAGCCGGAGTTGATCGCGGCTGCCGATCTGGTGACGGAAATGACGCTGGTGAAGCACCATTTCGCCGCCGGCGTGAAGGCGCAGGCGGGGATCGAGTTCTGA